One genomic region from Oncorhynchus gorbuscha isolate QuinsamMale2020 ecotype Even-year linkage group LG13, OgorEven_v1.0, whole genome shotgun sequence encodes:
- the LOC123994095 gene encoding cell wall protein IFF6-like, producing the protein MATMLTVLILLSIAFAYLSFSGNRTLEPPSSGTEEPSFSGDRTLEPPSSGTEEPSFSGDRTLEPPSSGTEEPSFSGDRALEPPSSGTKDPSFSGDRNLEPPSSGTEEPSYSGDRTLEPPSSGTEEPSFSGDRTLEPPSSGTEEPSFSGDRTLEPSSSGTKEPSFSGDMTLEPPSSGTEEPSFSGDRTLEPPSSGTEEPSFSGDRTLEPPSGTEEPSFSGDRTLEPPSSGTEEPSFSGDRALEPPSSGTEEPSFSGDRTLEPPSSGTEEPSYSGDRTLEPPSSGTKEPSFSGDRTLEPSSSGTKETSFSGDKILEPPSSGTKEPSFSGDRILEPPSSGTKETSFSGDRILEPPSSGTKETSFSGDRILEPPSSGTKETSFSGDRILEPPSSGTKEPSFSGNRTLNPPSSGTEEPSSGV; encoded by the exons ATGGCGACGATGTTGACTGTCCTTATCCTACTCAGCATTGCCTTTGCAT ACCTGTCCTTTTCAGGTAACAGGACCCTGGAACCCCCATCATCTGGAACCGAGGAGCCGTCCTTCTCAGGTGACAGGACCCTGGAACCACCATCATCTGGAACCGAGGAGCCGTCCTTCTCAGGTGACAGGACCCTGGAACCCCCATCATCTGGAACCGAGGAGCCGTCCTTCTCAGGTGACAGGGCCCTGGAACCACCATCATCTGGAACCAAGGATCCGTCTTTCTCAGGTGACAGGAACCTGGAACCCCCATCATCTGGAACCGAGGAGCCATCCTACTCAGGTGACAGGACCCTGGAACCCCCATCATCTGGAACCGAGGAGCCGTCTTTCTCAGGTGACAGAACCCTGGAACCACCATCATCTGGAACCGAGGAGCCGTCCTTCTCAGGTGACAGGACCCTGGAACCTTCATCCTCTGGAACCAAGGAGCCGTCCTTCTCAGGTGACATGACCCTGGAACCTCCATCATCTGGAACCGAGGAGCCGTCCTTCTCAGGTGACAGGACCCTGGAACCCCCATCATCTGGAACCGAGGAGCCGTCCTTCTCAGGTGACAGGACCCTGGAACCACCATCTGGAACCGAGGAGCCGTCCTTCTCAGGTGACAGGACCCTGGAACCACCATCATCTGGAACCGAGGAGCCGTCCTTCTCAGGTGACAGGGCCCTGGAACCACCATCATCTGGAACCGAGGAGCCGTCTTTCTCAGGTGACAGGACCCTGGAACCCCCATCATCTGGAACCGAGGAGCCATCCTACTCAGGTGACAGGACCCTGGAACCCCCATCATCTGGAACCAAGGAGCCGTCTTTCTCAGGTGACAGGACCCTGGAACCTTCATCATCTGGAACCAAGGAGACGTCCTTCTCAGGTGACAAGATCCTGGAACCCCCATCATCTGGAACCAAGGAGCCGTCCTTCTCAGGTGACAGGATCCTGGAACCACCATCATCTGGAACCAAGGAGACGTCCTTCTCAGGTGACAGGATCCTGGAACCACCATCATCTGGAACCAAGGAGACGTCCTTCTCAGGTGACAGGATCCTGGAACCACCATCATCTGGAACCAAGGAGACGTCCTTCTCAGGTGACAGGATCCTGGAACCACCATCATCTGGAACCAAGGAGCCGTCCTTCTCAGGTAACAGGACCCTGAATCCACCATCATCTGGAACCGAGGAGCCGTCCTCCGGAGTGTGA